The following proteins are co-located in the Ignavibacteriales bacterium genome:
- a CDS encoding T9SS type A sorting domain-containing protein: MKTKIFLLLLLSLYIVNCTLYITLATVRYVSPTGSSTPPYTSWETAADSIMECINISVFGDTIYVANGTYIEKVTMIHGLTMIGAGIDSCIIDTRTISQFSDFNAITMKDECIVEGFHIIVRSSIGGNTGILSIPGPEDSLDFQGKIMNNKISMAGYGISSDNSFLTIKNNIIEDVSYGIDVFGLDTSVLDTIYNNYLFQIKTSGISTALAGRGIIFNNLIEMTSTINQGISTGSSGTSQVYNNFVLDSYVGISVGAVPDQAVCNIVSNNLGYGIWFSEQSIVNNNIVLGVQNGYYLSDGIQNIYFNNAWNCDYGYYNFTPDSTNLEVDPMLVNEDSLDFHLQKYSPMIDAGDPLIFDKDGTRSDIGFYGGPYGESYSYLDLAPRVPVNLNATLDSLTVGITWNKNTEADFNHYNVYRDTTKNFIIDSTNLFVSTDRNNLIDFLPDYLEKIYYKLTAIDNQGNESEPSEEVGFILTSITDNKQTISDYRLYQNYPNPFNPSTKISYRLKERGYVKLYVYDIKGELVSVLVNQTQEAGYYEVDFNVKGQTSNVQSDLASGIYIYQIMVRNEKDIPVFTDMKKMLLIK; this comes from the coding sequence ATGAAAACAAAAATATTCCTTCTTCTCCTGCTTTCATTGTACATTGTAAATTGTACATTGTACATTACTCTCGCCACCGTCAGGTACGTTAGCCCAACCGGCAGCAGCACCCCACCCTACACCTCCTGGGAAACCGCAGCCGATAGCATTATGGAGTGCATTAACATCTCCGTGTTTGGAGATACCATTTACGTTGCCAACGGCACTTACATCGAGAAAGTTACTATGATACACGGCTTAACAATGATTGGAGCAGGAATTGATAGCTGCATTATAGATACCAGAACGATATCACAATTTAGTGATTTTAATGCTATTACTATGAAAGATGAGTGTATAGTCGAAGGTTTCCATATAATAGTTAGAAGTAGTATTGGTGGGAATACAGGTATTTTGTCAATACCAGGACCAGAAGATTCCTTAGACTTTCAGGGGAAAATTATGAATAACAAAATAAGTATGGCTGGTTATGGCATTAGCAGTGATAATTCTTTTTTAACAATTAAAAATAATATAATTGAAGATGTTAGTTATGGAATAGACGTATTTGGGTTAGATACTTCAGTGCTCGATACTATCTATAATAATTATTTATTTCAAATAAAAACTAGCGGCATAAGCACAGCCCTTGCAGGTCGAGGTATTATTTTTAATAATTTAATAGAAATGACTTCTACTATAAACCAAGGCATATCTACTGGTAGTTCGGGGACAAGCCAAGTTTATAACAATTTCGTATTAGATTCATACGTTGGTATTTCTGTTGGGGCAGTTCCGGATCAAGCAGTTTGTAATATTGTATCGAACAATCTTGGTTACGGCATTTGGTTCTCGGAACAAAGTATTGTAAATAATAATATAGTGTTGGGAGTACAGAATGGCTATTATTTATCTGATGGGATACAAAATATTTATTTTAACAATGCTTGGAATTGCGATTATGGGTATTATAATTTTACACCCGATAGTACAAATCTTGAAGTAGATCCAATGTTAGTAAACGAGGATAGTTTAGATTTTCATCTTCAGAAATATTCTCCTATGATTGATGCAGGCGATCCTTTAATTTTCGATAAAGATGGAACAAGAAGCGACATCGGTTTTTACGGAGGTCCTTACGGAGAAAGTTATAGCTATTTAGATTTAGCCCCACGTGTTCCTGTCAATTTAAACGCAACACTTGACAGTTTAACAGTAGGGATAACCTGGAACAAAAACACAGAAGCAGATTTTAATCACTACAATGTGTACAGGGATACGACAAAAAACTTTATAATAGATTCCACAAACCTTTTTGTTTCAACAGACAGAAATAACTTAATTGATTTTCTTCCCGATTACTTGGAAAAGATTTACTACAAACTAACAGCAATAGATAATCAAGGCAACGAATCAGAACCCAGCGAAGAAGTTGGGTTTATCCTAACATCCATCACCGACAACAAACAAACAATCTCAGACTACCGACTTTACCAAAACTACCCTAACCCATTTAATCCATCAACAAAGATAAGTTACAGACTAAAAGAGAGAGGATACGTAAAACTTTATGTATATGATATCAAAGGAGAGCTTGTTTCTGTCTTGGTTAATCAAACACAAGAAGCAGGATATTACGAAGTAGATTTTAACGTCAAAGGTCAAACGTCAAATGTCCAAAGTGATTTGGCAAGCGGCATTTACATTTATCAAATAATGGTACGGAATGAAAAAGATATTCCTGTGTTCACGGATATGAAAAAAATGCTGTTAATCAAGTGA
- a CDS encoding right-handed parallel beta-helix repeat-containing protein — protein sequence MKPKIFLPLLLSFYILNCTLYIDAQATVRYISPTGSSTPPYTSWETAADSIMECINISVFGDTVYVANGTYKEQVVMIPGLSLIGAGMDSCVIDTRELVTSTGFISVEVKDSCLFKGFQILVYYDTEMGYGFAGSGNSLVALNRITNARYGAYVGYTGEQVPVVYKNIFENVHTGVELFNSSAIIRGNSIFTDMEFRGINIGAFFSTYTPLIDSNYIVAGLQGIAMVFGTKATINNNTIFIDGQTSYGIIGGNIDTVWIQNNTVTTEYARTGISNFVDPAFNYNNFTIGNFSFAGITAGNYNMVVNNNVMNSLKGFTVQPEQNPIFRYNNSWNNPVNYSGFTPDSTNLSVDPMVVSADSNNFHLQKFSPLIDTGDPNILDRDGSRSDIGLYGGPYGWSYTYNDLAPRPPHNLTAVVEDGLIKLTWNKNTEADFSHYRIYRDTVTNFIYDTTKIVGITSDTLFYDNLTITNTEKKYYYLLTAFDNQNNQSEPSEEVTVTITGLTEHPPIGDDGFRLLSNYPNPFNPSTIIPYRLKEPGYVKLYVYDVKGELVKTLVNQWQNKGYYEVVFQPNTEERERANSYEVPMGPYYSDIATGIYIYQIMVKGEGDIPVFSDMKKMILLK from the coding sequence CGCAAGCGACTGTCCGTTACATAAGCCCTACCGGCAGCAGCACCCCGCCCTACACAAGCTGGGAGACCGCCGCCGACAGCATTATGGAGTGCATTAACATCTCCGTCTTTGGTGATACTGTTTACGTAGCCAACGGCACTTACAAAGAGCAGGTAGTTATGATTCCCGGTTTATCTCTAATTGGCGCAGGTATGGATAGCTGCGTGATTGATACGAGGGAACTTGTAACGAGTACAGGATTTATTTCTGTTGAAGTTAAAGATAGCTGTCTCTTTAAGGGATTTCAGATATTGGTTTACTACGATACTGAAATGGGTTATGGTTTTGCTGGTAGCGGAAATAGTTTGGTGGCTCTTAACAGAATAACAAATGCAAGGTATGGGGCTTATGTAGGGTATACAGGAGAGCAGGTTCCTGTTGTTTACAAGAATATTTTCGAAAATGTTCACACTGGTGTAGAATTGTTCAATTCAAGTGCAATCATAAGAGGTAATAGTATTTTTACTGATATGGAATTTAGGGGAATAAACATTGGTGCATTTTTCTCAACATATACACCTCTTATTGACTCTAATTATATTGTGGCAGGATTGCAGGGGATAGCTATGGTATTTGGAACTAAGGCTACAATAAATAATAATACAATCTTTATTGACGGTCAAACTTCATACGGTATTATCGGCGGCAATATTGACACAGTATGGATTCAGAATAACACTGTTACTACTGAATATGCTAGAACTGGAATAAGCAATTTCGTAGATCCAGCTTTTAATTATAATAATTTTACAATTGGTAATTTTAGTTTTGCAGGTATTACTGCTGGAAACTACAATATGGTTGTAAATAACAATGTTATGAACAGTTTAAAAGGATTTACTGTTCAACCCGAGCAAAATCCTATATTTAGATATAACAACTCCTGGAATAATCCCGTCAATTATAGTGGATTTACTCCAGATAGCACAAACCTCTCCGTTGACCCAATGGTAGTAAGTGCGGACAGTAACAACTTTCATTTACAGAAGTTTTCTCCTTTAATTGACACCGGTGATCCAAACATTCTTGACCGGGATGGAAGCAGAAGTGATATTGGTCTCTACGGAGGTCCCTACGGATGGAGTTACACTTATAATGATTTAGCACCCCGTCCTCCGCATAATCTTACTGCTGTTGTTGAAGACGGGTTAATAAAATTAACGTGGAATAAAAACACTGAAGCAGATTTTTCACATTACAGAATCTACCGCGATACGGTAACTAATTTTATTTACGACACAACAAAGATAGTTGGAATTACAAGCGACACTTTATTTTATGATAATCTCACAATAACAAACACAGAGAAAAAATACTATTATTTACTCACAGCATTTGACAATCAGAATAATCAATCAGAGCCGAGTGAAGAAGTAACTGTAACAATAACAGGATTGACTGAACATCCCCCAATAGGCGATGATGGATTTAGGCTGTTAAGTAATTATCCAAACCCATTTAATCCCTCAACAATAATTCCATACAGATTAAAAGAGCCGGGATATGTAAAACTCTATGTGTATGATGTAAAAGGAGAATTAGTAAAAACCCTTGTAAATCAGTGGCAGAATAAAGGCTACTATGAAGTAGTATTTCAACCCAACACAGAAGAAAGAGAAAGAGCAAATAGTTATGAAGTACCGATGGGACCATATTACAGTGACATAGCCACAGGCATTTACATTTATCAAATAATGGTAAAAGGCGAAGGAGACATTCCCGTTTTCTCAGATATGAAGAAGATGATATTACTGAAGTAA